From the Lysinibacillus fusiformis genome, the window CATTCATTTGCAAGAGGAGATATTTCAAGAAACCGACTTCATGTATAATATCCAAAATGAGCTGGATCTCACTGTCCAACAACTTCGTAAAAATTTAACCTATTGGAAGCATCTAAAAAACCGTACAATACTACTATGTGTATTAAATGGGATTTTTGCAGGTTATGCAGTTATTCATGGATATAAACAGTCGAAAGCTAGACACGTTGCCTCTGTTCGCTTAGCTGTGAAAGAAGAGCATCAACAAAAAGGCATTGGCACTGCACTGATGAAGGCTGTTGAAAGTTGGTCTAAACAACGTGATATTTCTCGTTTAGAGTTATCTGTTATGGAGCATAACCATGTAGCTTTACATCTCTTTACAAAGCTAGGATTTCATCAAGAAGGCATTCGACAAAATGCGATTAAATTAAATGATACTTATGTGAACGAATATAGCTTGAGTAAAATTCTATAATTCACTTTTCCTAGATGTCTAAATACTATTTGGACATCTTTTTATATAGACAAAAATACGCATAGACATGTGTGTTATTACACACTACCTATGCGTTGTTACATTAAAAAACCTGCTTTTCTCTAATAGCATCTAAGAATAGTACATTACTCTCTACTTGCTCGTACGATTGCTGATATTTTTCATAGCGCCCTTTGTCCTGACTCATCATTTCCTCTATCAAGGCATGCAAAAAAGAAATCAAGACTGGCGCAATTTCTAGTGAAGAATGATTTTTGGTGCCAAGGGTAAATAATGCATTGGCATATTCTCGAATAGGCGAAAATGCAGAACCTGTAATCCCAATAATTTTCACTTTCTTTACCTTTGCAATTTCAACAATCGTTTTAATATCCATTATCTGTTTATCAAAAGATAGCACAATTAAAGTTGTATGTTCGCTCATGCTATTTATTTGGTTCACTAGATCCTCGGAGTCTAAACGAAGCTGTTTAATATTAGAACGAAGTGTTTTCAATGTATTAGATAGCCAATTAGTAACAGATGCATTGTGACGAGTACCTAGAATATAGATATTGTCTGCTTCATGCATCCATTTTGAGCTTTTTTGAATTTGCTGATCGTTAATCAATTGAATGGTTTCTTGAATATTTTGGCTATCCCGTTGCATTACCTTACCAAAGCTAGAATTAGTTAGCTTCTTAGCAGTATAGGCAGGCTGTAGATTTGCCCCCACATCTTGAGACATAATATAGCCTCTAATTTCCTCTTGCAGCTCTACATACCCTGATAAATCCATAGCATAACAAAAACGAATCACTGTTGATTCACTTACATTAGCCAATCTGCCAACCTCTGCTGCTCCATTAGCAATAACTGTAGTGGGATTATCCATTACAAATTGTGCTACTTTACGCTGGCCCTTTGACAACCTTACAAATCTTTTCTTTATATCCTCATGAATACTCATTCCTAACAACCTTTCTTTCAATGACCTTATCACGAATGGGAGATTGTTTCCTACTGACTC encodes:
- a CDS encoding MurR/RpiR family transcriptional regulator; translated protein: MSIHEDIKKRFVRLSKGQRKVAQFVMDNPTTVIANGAAEVGRLANVSESTVIRFCYAMDLSGYVELQEEIRGYIMSQDVGANLQPAYTAKKLTNSSFGKVMQRDSQNIQETIQLINDQQIQKSSKWMHEADNIYILGTRHNASVTNWLSNTLKTLRSNIKQLRLDSEDLVNQINSMSEHTTLIVLSFDKQIMDIKTIVEIAKVKKVKIIGITGSAFSPIREYANALFTLGTKNHSSLEIAPVLISFLHALIEEMMSQDKGRYEKYQQSYEQVESNVLFLDAIREKQVF
- a CDS encoding GNAT family N-acetyltransferase gives rise to the protein MTKKIEKKYIPLANYFDVALQQEITLSFSELENIMGQALPNAAYLNKSWWKKTKPPLSHYLSWTNAGYYVIDVKLGTSVSFSRTQMKSTENDTSNNEEHSSAYIIRGIEASDARSFIHLQEEIFQETDFMYNIQNELDLTVQQLRKNLTYWKHLKNRTILLCVLNGIFAGYAVIHGYKQSKARHVASVRLAVKEEHQQKGIGTALMKAVESWSKQRDISRLELSVMEHNHVALHLFTKLGFHQEGIRQNAIKLNDTYVNEYSLSKIL